From the Primulina tabacum isolate GXHZ01 chromosome 3, ASM2559414v2, whole genome shotgun sequence genome, one window contains:
- the LOC142539867 gene encoding uncharacterized protein LOC142539867 encodes MDYKSEPTSLLKQNIKMEVISPSPTVPFDFHSPCVSSYISSPSSPQSLGTTFFYSAPSSPVRGSAFCRQDFQGDDKCSPSSAVPFYWEEKPGIPKDEYFSSNEDGDFRGTDFQFDSSGNFERCSLSADELFDGGKIRPLKPPPGFLYNQNKASGFPKSPRSPTKLIVEAFTSRHGKKKDFDPFAAALDETRKSNIRENVNGDERGREKILSDSSNHPTGSTHKGTRSLSPFRVSDLLSNEEPTENHRSDKASLSPASSFSSLWHKKWKIKDFLLFRSASESWATDNDQMKKKNSFLRKTHDQDEFTESSFSSTASGESESSRRRSVPPISAHKFHHSVKRTVFEEMRKKNLLPHRQGILGCLGFHQTVPEIHQSP; translated from the coding sequence ATGGATTATAAATCTGAACCCACTTCACTTCTGAAGCAGAACATCAAAATGGAAGTGATTTCACCATCTCCAACTGTACCCTTCGACTTCCACTCTCCCTGCGTTTCGTCCTACATCAGCTCCCCTTCTAGCCCTCAGAGCCTCGGCACTACCTTCTTCTACAGCGCCCCCAGCAGTCCCGTACGGGGCTCGGCCTTCTGCCGCCAAGATTTCCAGGGGGACGACAAGTGCTCTCCGTCGTCGGCAGTTCCTTTCTACTGGGAAGAAAAACCTGGAATTCCTAAAGATGAATACTTCAGCAGCAACGAGGATGGTGATTTCAGAGGTACAGACTTTCAGTTCGATTCCAGTGGAAATTTCGAGAGGTGTTCTTTATCGGCTGACGAGCTTTTTGATGGGGGAAAAATCAGACCATTAAAGCCGCCGCCTGGGTTTCTTTACAACCAGAACAAGGCTTCGGGTTTTCCGAAATCACCTCGTTCGCCCACGAAACTGATCGTCGAAGCATTCACATCGCGCCACGGGAAGAAGAAAGATTTCGACCCCTTTGCTGCAGCCTTGGATGAGACGCGAAAATCAAACATTCGAGAAAACGTAAATGGCGACGAAAGAGGAAGAGAAAAAATATTAAGCGATTCATCCAATCACCCTACAGGTTCCACGCACAAAGGGACAAGATCTTTATCCCCGTTTCGAGTTTCTGATCTGTTATCCAACGAAGAACCCACTGAGAATCATCGTTCTGACAAGGCTTCACTCTCTCCTGCTTCGTCTTTCTCTTCACTCTGGCATAAAAAATGGAAGATCAAGGACTTTTTGCTGTTCAGAAGTGCATCAGAAAGCTGGGCAACAGATAACGATcagatgaagaagaaaaattcgTTCTTGAGGAAAACCCATGATCAAGATGAATTTACAGAATCAAGTTTTAGTTCAACTGCAAGTGGTGAATCAGAATCGAGCAGGAGAAGATCAGTGCCGCCGATCTCAGCTCATAAATTTCATCACAGTGTAAAAAGAACCGTGTTCGAGGAAATGAGGAAGAAGAATCTGTTACCACACAGACAAGGGATATTGGGTTGCTTGGGATTTCATCAAACTGTTCCTGAAATTCATCAAAGCCCGTGA